A section of the Chitinophagaceae bacterium genome encodes:
- a CDS encoding cytochrome c oxidase subunit II: MIEVIGIIALLIIFLIVIQIARTSELVSVIRGDGETTHSTNKINAYLMLVVMVVGLLGIIGSVFYYKDGFLPVSASEHGVWIDSMFNWTLFFTGIVFLITQIILFYFAFKYRSTKKTKAFYYPENNKLELLWTAVPAVVLTFLVVMGLESWFKIFSPVPDDHHVVEVTGYQFGWNVRYPGLDGELGKNSIRDIEGSNILGIDWTDEASHDDILASEIHLPVDKPVLFKLGSKDVLHSFFLPHFRVKMDCVPGIPTQFWFTPTITTEEMREITGNPDFDYILACAELCGAGHYNMGLTVIVGTQEEHDEWVSSQRPLYEILNIAEQMEEKTESDEEPATEISSDEEVEVKDLISAL; the protein is encoded by the coding sequence ATGATAGAAGTAATTGGAATTATAGCATTATTAATCATTTTTTTAATAGTAATCCAGATAGCACGCACATCTGAATTGGTAAGTGTTATTCGTGGAGATGGCGAGACAACTCACTCAACTAATAAAATTAATGCATATTTGATGCTCGTAGTAATGGTTGTTGGTCTCTTAGGAATTATAGGTTCTGTGTTTTATTATAAAGATGGATTTTTACCTGTATCTGCATCTGAGCACGGAGTTTGGATTGATTCTATGTTTAACTGGACTTTATTTTTTACCGGTATAGTTTTTTTGATTACACAGATTATATTGTTTTATTTTGCTTTTAAATACAGATCAACTAAAAAGACAAAAGCATTTTATTATCCTGAAAATAATAAACTTGAATTGTTATGGACAGCTGTTCCTGCCGTTGTTTTGACCTTCTTAGTTGTAATGGGATTGGAAAGTTGGTTTAAAATTTTCAGCCCTGTACCTGATGATCACCATGTTGTTGAGGTTACCGGCTATCAGTTTGGTTGGAATGTTCGCTATCCGGGTTTGGATGGTGAATTGGGGAAAAATTCAATCAGAGATATAGAAGGTAGCAACATTTTGGGGATTGATTGGACTGATGAAGCTAGTCACGATGATATTTTAGCGTCAGAAATACATTTACCTGTAGACAAGCCTGTTTTATTTAAATTAGGCTCCAAAGATGTTTTACATAGCTTTTTCTTACCTCACTTCAGAGTGAAAATGGATTGTGTTCCGGGTATTCCAACCCAATTTTGGTTTACGCCTACTATAACAACAGAGGAAATGCGTGAAATTACCGGTAATCCTGACTTTGATTATATACTTGCTTGCGCTGAACTATGCGGAGCCGGTCACTATAATATGGGTTTAACGGTTATAGTTGGAACTCAAGAGGAACATGACGAATGGGTTAGCAGTCAAAGACCTTTATATGAAATTCTTAACATCGCAGAGCAAATGGAAGAGAAAACTGAATCAGATGAAGAACCCGCTACTGAAATTTCTTCTGATGAAGAAGTAGAAGTTAAAGATTTAATAAGCGCTTTATAA
- a CDS encoding cytochrome c oxidase subunit I has product MDSTKTNVQEHELNVHSHGDHHEHHEDNFITKYIFSTDHKMIAKQFLVTGIIWAIIGALLSVFFRFQLGWPDQSFPFLETLLGRWAEGGVISPDFYYALITMHGTILVFFVLTAGLSGTFSNFLIPLQIGARDMASPVMNMLSYWIFFIASVVMFSSLFVQTGPFSGGWTAYPPLSALPQASQGSGIGMDLWLISMALFIVSVAMGGLNYIATVINMRTKGMSMYKMPLTIWAFFLTAVIGLLSFPVLLAAALLLIFDRSLGTSFYLSDIYIGGELLTHAGGSPILFQHLFWFLGHPEVYIIILPAMGIVSEVLAVHARKPIFGYKAMILSMLGITVLGFVVWAHHMFVSGLNPFVGSVFVLVTLLIAVPSAIKVFNWLTTLWRGNINFTSPMLFSIGFVSLFISGGLTGIFLGNSTIDIQLHDTYFVVAHFHIVMGVAAFFGLFAGVYHWYPKMFGRFMNNSLSYIHFYVTLIGSYFIFWPMHYMGMTGVPRRYYSFEPFDAFNIYQGTNQMISIVTIIVFLAQILFVVNFFYSMYRGRKVKTKNPWKATTLEWTTPINPGHGNWEGKIPEVHRWAYDYSKNGRDFVMQDEPLSEEEKNEVHTA; this is encoded by the coding sequence ATGGATTCAACAAAAACAAATGTACAGGAACATGAATTAAATGTTCATTCTCATGGAGACCATCATGAGCATCATGAAGATAATTTTATAACAAAGTATATCTTCAGTACAGATCATAAAATGATAGCAAAACAATTTTTGGTAACAGGGATTATCTGGGCAATTATTGGTGCTTTACTATCTGTATTTTTTAGATTTCAATTGGGATGGCCGGATCAGTCTTTCCCTTTTTTAGAAACATTATTGGGCAGATGGGCTGAAGGTGGAGTAATTAGCCCTGATTTTTATTACGCATTGATCACGATGCACGGTACTATTTTGGTTTTTTTCGTACTTACAGCCGGATTGAGTGGTACATTTAGCAATTTTCTAATTCCACTGCAAATTGGTGCAAGAGATATGGCTTCTCCGGTAATGAATATGCTTTCTTACTGGATCTTCTTTATAGCAAGTGTTGTAATGTTTTCTTCTTTGTTCGTTCAAACAGGACCTTTCTCAGGAGGCTGGACTGCTTATCCTCCATTGTCTGCTTTACCACAAGCTTCCCAAGGTTCCGGAATCGGAATGGACTTATGGCTAATAAGTATGGCGCTCTTTATAGTCTCAGTAGCTATGGGTGGATTAAATTATATAGCTACCGTAATTAATATGCGTACCAAAGGTATGAGCATGTATAAAATGCCACTAACAATTTGGGCATTTTTCCTTACAGCAGTAATCGGATTGTTATCATTCCCGGTTCTGTTGGCAGCAGCTTTATTATTGATTTTTGACCGGTCACTGGGAACAAGTTTTTATCTTTCAGATATATATATTGGAGGAGAATTGCTAACTCATGCAGGTGGTAGTCCAATATTGTTTCAACATTTATTTTGGTTTTTGGGACACCCTGAAGTTTACATAATTATATTGCCTGCTATGGGTATAGTTTCTGAAGTTTTGGCTGTTCATGCCAGAAAACCTATTTTTGGATACAAGGCAATGATTCTTTCCATGTTAGGTATAACTGTTCTAGGCTTTGTCGTTTGGGCACACCACATGTTTGTTTCAGGCCTTAATCCATTTGTTGGCTCTGTATTCGTATTAGTTACTTTATTAATTGCAGTACCTTCAGCTATTAAAGTTTTTAACTGGCTGACAACCTTGTGGAGGGGTAATATAAATTTTACAAGTCCTATGTTGTTTTCGATAGGTTTTGTATCCTTATTTATATCAGGCGGATTAACCGGTATATTTTTAGGTAACTCTACGATTGATATTCAACTTCATGATACTTACTTTGTCGTTGCGCATTTTCATATTGTAATGGGAGTTGCTGCATTTTTTGGTTTGTTTGCCGGTGTTTATCACTGGTACCCGAAGATGTTTGGACGTTTTATGAATAACTCACTTTCGTATATTCACTTTTATGTTACCCTTATAGGTTCATATTTTATATTCTGGCCAATGCACTATATGGGTATGACAGGTGTTCCTAGAAGGTATTATTCATTTGAGCCGTTTGATGCTTTTAATATTTATCAAGGAACAAACCAAATGATAAGTATTGTGACGATTATAGTATTTCTGGCCCAAATTTTATTTGTTGTAAATTTCTTTTATAGTATGTACAGAGGTAGAAAGGTGAAAACGAAAAATCCTTGGAAAGCAACTACACTTGAGTGGACTACCCCAATAAACCCGGGTCATGGAAACTGGGAAGGAAAAATTCCAGAAGTTCATCGTTGGGCTTATGATTACAGTAAAAATGGAAGAGATTTTGTAATGCAGGATGAGCCGTTGTCTGAGGAAGAGAAGAATGAAGTTCATACTGCTTAA
- the cyoE gene encoding protoheme IX farnesyltransferase encodes MKESTKELSLELAIQFVYQRLMDYTMMTKMRLTSSVVLSSIIGYLFAGGSFSFQIVWFIIAGFLVTASANSINQILEKDLDRLMNRTKNRPLPTGRLSVPESTLFAGLTGVAGLTLLYVLFSPLAGMLGALSLFSYAFIYTPLKRLTPFAVFVGAIPGALPPLIGWAAVSGELTIVAWTLFFIQFVWQMPHFWAIAWVADEDYKKAGFNLLPTTEGKGISTAIMILIYNVFLLLISILPIILFNLNLFFIIPIVICNIFFVKQAIDLYKKPEDALAKKLMFGSFGYLPVVMLLLYFSSIL; translated from the coding sequence ATGAAAGAAAGTACAAAGGAATTATCGCTAGAACTGGCAATACAGTTTGTCTATCAAAGGCTGATGGATTATACTATGATGACTAAAATGCGTTTGACTAGTTCTGTAGTATTATCTTCAATTATTGGGTATCTGTTTGCCGGGGGAAGTTTTAGTTTTCAAATTGTTTGGTTCATTATAGCCGGGTTTTTAGTAACAGCTTCGGCAAATTCAATCAATCAAATTTTGGAGAAGGATTTGGATCGGTTGATGAACAGAACAAAAAACAGACCATTGCCTACAGGTAGGTTGTCTGTTCCGGAGTCAACCTTATTTGCAGGTTTAACCGGAGTAGCAGGACTGACTTTACTATATGTATTATTTAGTCCATTAGCCGGAATGCTAGGCGCCCTTTCTCTTTTTTCTTATGCATTTATATATACACCACTAAAACGTTTAACACCTTTTGCTGTATTTGTAGGTGCTATACCGGGTGCTTTACCTCCATTAATTGGATGGGCAGCAGTAAGTGGAGAACTTACTATAGTGGCTTGGACTCTTTTTTTCATTCAATTTGTTTGGCAAATGCCTCATTTTTGGGCTATCGCTTGGGTAGCTGATGAGGATTATAAAAAAGCCGGTTTTAACTTATTACCAACTACTGAAGGTAAAGGTATATCGACAGCAATTATGATATTAATATATAATGTATTTTTACTTTTAATCAGCATTTTGCCAATAATACTTTTTAACCTGAATTTGTTTTTTATAATACCGATTGTTATTTGCAATATCTTTTTTGTAAAGCAAGCAATAGATTTATATAAAAAACCGGAAGATGCTTTGGCTAAAAAGTTAATGTTTGGCTCTTTTGGGTATTTACCGGTAGTAATGTTATTACTTTATTTTTCAAGTATTTTATAA
- a CDS encoding cytochrome oxidase subunit III, translating to MSATENTVKQEIKEEKNLWDGGRSPFKASYGKIMMWYFLISDTFSFAGLLLAYAAIRLSAVSWPDPHYVFTAFPGMGDISLPLMFVSLMTFILILSSVTMVRAVQEGVQLNKSGVVKWLSFTIIGGILFLLCQAWEWSHMINAELPTTIYENPFGAAAGRLGEAGSGNVNFGQFFFVITGFHGMHVLVGVLINSFVLVNVLNDKYQKLGNYEIVEKVGLYWHFVDLVWVFVFLAFYLI from the coding sequence ATGTCTGCAACAGAGAATACTGTAAAGCAAGAAATAAAAGAAGAAAAAAACTTATGGGACGGTGGTAGGTCGCCGTTTAAAGCAAGTTATGGGAAGATAATGATGTGGTATTTCTTAATAAGTGATACCTTCTCATTTGCCGGACTACTTCTTGCTTATGCGGCAATCCGCTTAAGTGCTGTAAGTTGGCCGGATCCTCACTACGTATTTACTGCTTTCCCGGGTATGGGTGATATTTCTCTCCCATTAATGTTTGTAAGTTTGATGACTTTCATACTTATTCTTAGTAGTGTAACGATGGTTAGGGCTGTTCAGGAAGGTGTTCAATTGAACAAATCCGGAGTAGTTAAGTGGCTCAGTTTCACAATTATTGGAGGTATTCTATTTTTATTATGTCAGGCCTGGGAGTGGTCTCACATGATTAATGCTGAATTGCCTACAACTATATATGAAAATCCATTTGGTGCTGCTGCCGGAAGATTGGGCGAAGCGGGAAGCGGAAATGTAAATTTTGGACAATTCTTTTTTGTCATCACCGGTTTCCATGGAATGCACGTGTTAGTAGGCGTTTTAATTAATTCATTCGTTTTAGTTAACGTATTAAATGATAAATATCAAAAATTAGGAAACTACGAAATAGTTGAAAAGGTAGGATTATACTGGCACTTTGTAGATTTAGTGTGGGTATTTGTATTCCTCGCTTTTTATCTAATCTAG
- a CDS encoding SCO family protein: MRKMSLKNAIALFMAIVMPLIFYFIVSSILNKQSSDFEIRTLPTFYEEPIRDFTLYSHVGDTINRDSLKGKIVISEFFFTTCPGICPVMIGQMLRVQDFLLNHPGLRQQYQILSITVDPTNDSISRLKEYATENKVDGSLWWMLTGDKEEIYDLARNHYYVTAMEDPSGESQDGFFIHSDRFILKDKKGFIRGYYRGTDSLEVTNLMDDILQLEIEYEKEMIRDRKVEVRVTEDN; this comes from the coding sequence ATGCGCAAAATGTCTTTAAAAAATGCAATAGCTCTCTTCATGGCTATTGTAATGCCATTGATTTTTTATTTTATTGTTTCTTCAATACTTAATAAACAATCCAGTGACTTCGAAATAAGAACATTACCTACTTTTTACGAAGAACCTATCCGTGATTTTACTTTATACTCTCATGTGGGAGACACTATTAACAGAGATTCATTAAAAGGTAAAATCGTAATAAGTGAATTCTTTTTCACTACCTGCCCGGGTATTTGTCCGGTAATGATTGGTCAGATGCTCCGCGTTCAGGATTTTCTGTTAAATCATCCCGGTCTCAGACAACAATATCAAATTTTGTCCATTACAGTGGACCCTACTAATGACAGCATTAGTAGATTAAAAGAATATGCAACTGAGAATAAAGTTGACGGGTCTCTTTGGTGGATGCTAACAGGTGATAAAGAAGAAATTTATGATTTAGCCAGAAATCATTATTATGTGACCGCAATGGAAGACCCAAGTGGTGAAAGTCAAGATGGATTTTTTATACACAGCGATCGCTTTATCCTAAAAGATAAAAAAGGTTTTATAAGAGGTTATTACAGAGGTACTGACTCACTTGAAGTAACGAATTTAATGGATGACATTCTTCAGCTTGAAATAGAATACGAAAAAGAAATGATTAGAGATAGAAAAGTGGAAGTTCGTGTTACAGAAGATAATTGA